TACTCACTGTAAACGCCCATATTGGATATGCCCCCTGGGATGTTTTGCATGTAGGAATTGCAGATACTGTTGGTTTGACAATTGGCTCTATCTCAATTCTACTTGGAATTTTTATTGTCATAATAACAGTTTTGCTTGGAGAAAAAGTAGGATTGGGCACTATCTGTAATATGATTTTTATCGGTTTATTCTTTGATAGTATTTATGCACTAAAAATTATACCGGTTCCTGAAAATACTTTTTTAGCAATAGTTATGCTAATCACCGGATTGTTTATTATTGCCTTTGCCACGTATTTTTATATAAGTACCGGATTTGGAGCAGGTCCCAGGGACGGCCTGATGGTTGCCCTTGCCAGAATAACCAAACTCCCTATTGGCATATGTCGCGGTGTGATTGAGTTTATGGCTGTGGTCTCCGGATGGCTCCTGGGAGGAATGGTTGGAATAGGTACCGTCCTGGCTGCGTTCGGAATTGGTTTTTGTGTCCAGATTACATTTTATTTTCTAAAATTTGACGCTACAAAAGTTGAACATGAAACAATAGCTTATACTTACAGAAAATATTTTAAGAAAGAAATCTTTCAGAGTAAATAAACAGTTGTAGCTGATTCAAAAGACACTTATAACTCTATTTTAAATGGTTATTTTTCCACTATAAAAGCTTCACCAAGCAAACCATCAAAACCATACCCTTGAATATAAAAAGTGTCCTCTTTTAAAATAATTTGTATCTGACCCGGGGTATCAGCTTTTTCCGGAAACCAGTCTGCTTTATCCATTGCTATTTCAGTAAACGGATCGTATAATCCGGCTTTTTTAGAAAGATTTACTGCATCAACAATACTAATATCTTCAGTAATAACTGCTCCTTGTAATAAATTATAGATTGCTAATGTATTAGCCTGAACTATTGTATTTTTTGCCTTATCCTTTGTTATATTATTTTCAGGACTTTCCTGTTGATTAAATCCATAATATTTTAATCCTATCAAGCTCGATAATCCTATAATAGCCAGCACCATTACTATTGTAATTAAGGTAAAACCTTTTTTGTTTTCCATAATTAATTCTTATTTACCTGCCTATTTATTAAGCTTTAATAGTTAAACATTTGTGGGCATTGGATAAAGTTTCCCTCCATGTGTCTGAAGAAAAGATTTCAATCTCTCCTGTTCAGCATTGGATATATTATATGATCCGTGGCAATCTTCAACTAAATCAAGGCATTTTTTCAATAGTCTTTGATCTCCGGGAGAAACAGCAGTATCAATATCTTTTGATAGAGTAAATTTTAATGCCAGTCTGGCTAATTCATCATTATCGTACAAAGGTTTATAC
The DNA window shown above is from Atribacterota bacterium and carries:
- a CDS encoding type II secretion system protein: MENKKGFTLITIVMVLAIIGLSSLIGLKYYGFNQQESPENNITKDKAKNTIVQANTLAIYNLLQGAVITEDISIVDAVNLSKKAGLYDPFTEIAMDKADWFPEKADTPGQIQIILKEDTFYIQGYGFDGLLGEAFIVEK